A section of the Constrictibacter sp. MBR-5 genome encodes:
- a CDS encoding acyl-CoA synthetase yields the protein MTASDASPYEQHLDRNAANHTALTPLGFLERAAAVFPQRISAIHGARRYTWSETYVRARRLASALARRGIGAGDTVAFMAPNIPELMEAHFGVPMCGAVLNALNTRLDAATVAFILEHGEAKVLVTDREFAPTVRSALGMLQRSILVVDIDDPEYGGDGERLGTLDYEVLLAEGDGSYAWTPPRDEWQAIALNYTSGTTGNPKGVVYHHRGAYLTALGNVLTWDVPHNPVYLWTLPMFHCNGWCFPWTIAERAGTHVCLRRVEAKAIFDAIAEHKVDHFCGAPIVLNMLINAAPEQRRPFDHIVKVMTAAAPPPPSTLQRMEEDGFRVTHVYGLTEVYGPAVVCDWNEAWNALSPEEQAAKKSRQGVRYPVLDGLMVADPKTLEPVPADGETMGEVFMRGNVVMKGYLKNPSATDAAFAGGWFHTGDLGVMHPDGYIDLKDRSKDIIISGGENISSVEVEQVLYRHPAVMEAAVVAKPDEKWGETPCAFVELKPGKTATVEEIVAFCRANMAHYKAPRTVIFGALPKTSTGKIQKFALRDRAREA from the coding sequence ATGACCGCATCCGACGCCAGCCCCTACGAGCAGCATCTCGATCGCAATGCCGCCAACCATACGGCGCTGACACCGCTCGGTTTCCTGGAGCGCGCCGCGGCGGTGTTTCCGCAGCGGATTTCGGCAATCCACGGCGCGCGGCGCTACACCTGGTCCGAAACCTACGTGCGAGCGCGACGGTTGGCCTCGGCGCTGGCGCGGCGGGGCATTGGAGCCGGCGATACGGTTGCTTTCATGGCGCCGAACATACCGGAACTCATGGAGGCGCATTTCGGCGTTCCGATGTGCGGCGCCGTCCTCAATGCCCTCAATACGCGGCTCGATGCGGCAACCGTAGCGTTCATCCTGGAGCATGGCGAGGCCAAGGTCCTCGTCACCGATCGGGAGTTCGCACCCACCGTCCGCAGCGCGCTCGGCATGCTCCAGCGGTCCATCCTGGTCGTCGACATCGACGACCCGGAGTATGGGGGCGATGGCGAGAGGCTCGGCACGCTCGACTACGAGGTGCTGCTGGCGGAGGGAGACGGGAGTTACGCGTGGACGCCGCCCAGGGACGAATGGCAGGCGATCGCGCTCAACTACACCTCCGGCACCACCGGCAATCCGAAGGGCGTCGTCTACCATCATCGCGGCGCCTACCTGACGGCCCTCGGCAACGTCCTCACCTGGGACGTGCCGCACAACCCGGTCTATCTGTGGACCCTGCCGATGTTCCACTGCAACGGCTGGTGCTTCCCCTGGACCATCGCCGAACGAGCGGGCACGCATGTCTGCCTGCGGCGCGTCGAGGCGAAGGCGATCTTCGACGCGATCGCCGAGCACAAGGTCGATCACTTCTGCGGTGCGCCGATCGTCCTCAACATGCTGATCAACGCGGCGCCGGAGCAGCGCCGGCCGTTCGACCACATCGTCAAGGTGATGACGGCCGCCGCACCGCCGCCGCCGTCCACGCTGCAGCGGATGGAGGAGGACGGCTTCCGCGTCACCCACGTCTACGGCCTCACCGAGGTCTATGGCCCCGCCGTCGTCTGCGATTGGAACGAGGCGTGGAACGCCCTGTCGCCCGAGGAGCAGGCGGCGAAGAAATCGCGGCAGGGCGTGCGCTATCCGGTGCTGGACGGGCTGATGGTGGCCGACCCGAAGACGCTGGAGCCGGTGCCGGCCGACGGCGAGACGATGGGCGAGGTCTTCATGCGCGGCAACGTCGTCATGAAGGGCTATCTCAAAAATCCGAGCGCCACCGACGCGGCCTTCGCCGGCGGCTGGTTCCACACCGGCGATCTCGGCGTGATGCACCCGGACGGCTATATCGACCTGAAAGACCGCTCGAAGGACATCATCATTTCCGGCGGCGAGAACATCTCCTCGGTCGAGGTGGAGCAGGTCCTGTACCGGCACCCGGCGGTCATGGAAGCGGCCGTGGTCGCGAAACCTGACGAGAAATGGGGGGAGACGCCCTGTGCATTCGTCGAACTGAAGCCGGGCAAGACCGCGACGGTAGAGGAGATCGTCGCCTTCTGCCGGGCCAACATGGCGCACTACAAGGCGCCCCGAACCGTGATCTTCGGCGCGCTGCCGAAGACCTCGACGGGCAAGATCCAGAAGTTCGCGCTGCGCGATCGCGCGAGGGAGGCCTGA
- a CDS encoding TRAP transporter small permease, with protein MVHRVLNYTSMLVAWVSGAALLLMMLHIAADVTLRYVFSAPLHGTVEIVSTYYMVAVVFLPLALIELRNGHIVVELVSQHFPARVQEWQIGLVALVSAAYFGAFAWRTWNDALQKMAVGEVSLGNVPVTVWPTRFYLPIGCALIMLVLIHKAIRLFIGDNSVIARESIDLHE; from the coding sequence ATGGTTCACAGGGTGCTCAACTATACGTCGATGCTAGTCGCCTGGGTGAGCGGTGCGGCACTGCTCCTGATGATGCTCCACATCGCGGCGGATGTGACGCTACGCTACGTCTTCTCCGCGCCGCTGCACGGCACGGTCGAGATCGTGTCGACCTATTACATGGTCGCGGTCGTCTTCCTCCCGCTGGCGCTGATCGAACTCCGGAACGGCCACATCGTCGTCGAACTGGTATCCCAGCACTTCCCCGCGCGCGTGCAGGAGTGGCAGATCGGCCTCGTCGCCCTGGTCTCCGCCGCGTATTTCGGCGCATTCGCGTGGCGGACCTGGAACGACGCCCTGCAGAAGATGGCAGTCGGCGAAGTCAGTCTGGGCAACGTCCCGGTCACGGTGTGGCCGACGCGCTTCTACCTGCCGATCGGCTGTGCGCTGATCATGCTGGTTCTCATCCACAAGGCGATCCGCCTGTTCATCGGGGACAACTCCGTCATCGCACGCGAGTCGATCGATCTGCATGAGTGA
- a CDS encoding UbiX family flavin prenyltransferase, which produces MASGADLHRLIVGISGASGAVYGIRMLQALKGLGVESHLVMSKAAEMTIAYETDWKIADVKALADVCYPARDVGAAISSGSFQTLGMVVAPCSVRSMSEIATGVTSNLLTRAADVVLKERRRLVLMVRETPFHLGHLRTMVSLAEMGAVVAPPLPAFYSRPERVDDLVDHSVGRVLDLFGLDTGAVRRWGETSGPRRIKP; this is translated from the coding sequence GTGGCTTCCGGCGCAGACCTTCATCGCCTGATCGTCGGGATCAGCGGCGCGTCTGGTGCCGTCTATGGCATTCGGATGCTGCAGGCGTTGAAGGGGCTCGGCGTCGAGAGCCATCTGGTCATGTCGAAGGCGGCGGAGATGACCATCGCCTACGAGACCGACTGGAAGATCGCCGACGTGAAGGCGCTCGCCGACGTCTGCTATCCGGCCCGGGATGTCGGCGCCGCGATCTCCAGCGGGTCGTTCCAGACGCTCGGCATGGTGGTGGCGCCGTGTTCGGTACGGTCGATGTCGGAGATCGCGACGGGCGTCACGTCGAACCTCCTCACCCGTGCCGCCGACGTGGTTCTCAAGGAACGCCGGCGCCTCGTCCTGATGGTGCGGGAGACGCCGTTCCATCTCGGGCATCTCCGCACGATGGTGTCGCTGGCGGAGATGGGCGCCGTGGTGGCGCCGCCACTGCCCGCCTTCTATAGCCGCCCGGAGAGGGTCGACGACCTGGTCGACCATTCGGTCGGGCGTGTGCTCGACCTGTTCGGCCTCGACACCGGCGCGGTGCGACGCTGGGGCGAGACGAGCGGTCCCCGCCGGATCAAGCCGTAG
- a CDS encoding acyl-CoA dehydrogenase family protein: protein MPAFALDEDQSRVQELVRRVARERVALRADEIDRTAEYPQDMFDLLRELGLFTLPFPPEFGGSGSLLSSCVAIEEFGRVCYNTAYLLLVQWTPIGAILAGGTDEQKRRYLPGLADGSRRAAFSLTEPQSGSDVARIRTRARRTDSGYVINGGKIWCTNAGQSDFFLVAAKTGDDDTPGAINFFIVEAGTPGFAVGRKEDKLGARGVPSHAIFFEDVFVPEENRLGEEGKGFKIVMEALNASRPLIGARGVGLAQGALDKSIAFVKDRQAFGNRVADYQGIRWMLADMAIQTEAARGIVYRAAAAVDDGIRGRELASLAAAAKCFSSDTAMRVATDAVQLFGAAGISNEYPINRYFRDAKVLQIVEGTNQIQRNIIARNLVAD, encoded by the coding sequence GTGCCCGCCTTTGCCCTCGACGAGGACCAATCCCGCGTCCAGGAGCTGGTGCGCCGCGTCGCCCGCGAGCGCGTCGCCCTCCGGGCGGACGAGATCGACCGGACGGCCGAATACCCGCAGGACATGTTCGACCTGCTGCGCGAACTTGGCCTGTTCACGCTGCCGTTCCCGCCCGAATTCGGCGGCAGCGGCAGTCTGCTGTCCTCCTGCGTCGCGATCGAGGAGTTTGGGCGCGTCTGCTACAACACGGCCTACCTGCTGCTCGTCCAGTGGACGCCGATCGGCGCGATCCTCGCGGGTGGCACCGACGAACAGAAGCGGCGCTACCTGCCCGGCCTCGCCGACGGCAGCCGGCGTGCCGCCTTCTCGCTGACCGAGCCGCAGAGCGGCTCCGACGTGGCGCGAATCCGCACCCGGGCGAGGCGCACGGACAGCGGCTATGTCATCAACGGCGGCAAGATCTGGTGCACAAACGCCGGACAGTCGGACTTCTTCCTGGTCGCGGCGAAGACGGGCGACGACGACACGCCGGGCGCCATCAACTTCTTCATCGTCGAAGCTGGAACGCCGGGCTTCGCCGTCGGCCGCAAGGAAGACAAGCTCGGCGCGCGCGGCGTCCCGTCCCACGCGATCTTCTTCGAGGACGTGTTCGTGCCGGAGGAGAACCGCCTCGGCGAGGAAGGCAAAGGCTTCAAGATCGTCATGGAGGCGCTCAACGCCTCGCGCCCGCTGATCGGCGCCCGCGGCGTCGGCCTCGCCCAGGGCGCCCTCGACAAGTCGATCGCCTTCGTGAAGGACCGCCAAGCCTTCGGCAACCGCGTGGCGGACTATCAGGGCATCCGCTGGATGCTGGCCGACATGGCGATCCAGACGGAGGCGGCCCGCGGCATCGTCTACCGTGCGGCGGCTGCGGTCGACGACGGCATCCGCGGCAGGGAACTCGCCAGCCTCGCCGCGGCGGCAAAGTGCTTTTCCAGCGACACCGCCATGAGGGTCGCCACCGACGCGGTGCAGCTCTTCGGTGCCGCCGGCATCTCCAACGAGTACCCGATCAACCGCTATTTCCGCGACGCCAAGGTCCTGCAGATTGTCGAAGGCACCAACCAGATCCAACGCAACATTATCGCGCGCAACCTGGTCGCGGACTGA
- the fliP gene encoding flagellar type III secretion system pore protein FliP (The bacterial flagellar biogenesis protein FliP forms a type III secretion system (T3SS)-type pore required for flagellar assembly.) produces MNLRKASRVAATGLLAVVLLSGPVLAQNVSIDLGGDGEGSTTARIIQLVALLTVLSVAPSILVMVTSFTRIVVVLSFLRTAIGTQQAPPNMVMISLALFLTAFVMAPTMERAYEEGVAPLIAEQIDEEQAFTRTVGPFRDFMLRHVREKDLELFVNLSRTEPIAAPAETPLQVLVPAFMISELRRAFEIGFLLFVPFLVIDMVVASILMSMGMMMLPPVMISLPFKLIFFVLVDGWYLVAGSLVQSYGT; encoded by the coding sequence ATGAACCTGCGCAAGGCTTCTCGCGTCGCCGCTACCGGATTGCTGGCTGTCGTCCTGCTGTCCGGTCCGGTGCTGGCGCAGAACGTCAGCATCGACCTGGGCGGCGACGGCGAGGGGTCGACGACCGCGCGCATCATTCAGCTCGTCGCGCTGCTGACGGTCCTCAGCGTCGCGCCGTCGATCCTGGTGATGGTGACGTCGTTCACCCGCATTGTCGTCGTGCTGTCCTTCCTGCGAACCGCCATCGGCACGCAGCAGGCGCCGCCTAACATGGTGATGATCAGTCTGGCCCTGTTCCTGACGGCCTTCGTCATGGCACCGACGATGGAGCGTGCCTACGAAGAGGGCGTCGCCCCCCTGATCGCCGAGCAGATCGACGAGGAACAGGCCTTCACGCGGACGGTCGGGCCGTTCCGCGACTTCATGCTTCGCCATGTCCGGGAGAAGGACCTGGAGCTGTTCGTCAATCTGTCCAGGACCGAGCCGATCGCCGCACCGGCCGAGACTCCGCTTCAGGTGCTCGTGCCCGCCTTCATGATCAGCGAGCTTCGCCGTGCATTCGAGATCGGCTTTCTTTTGTTCGTGCCGTTCCTCGTCATCGACATGGTGGTGGCCAGCATCCTCATGTCGATGGGCATGATGATGCTGCCGCCGGTCATGATCTCGCTGCCGTTCAAGCTGATCTTCTTCGTGCTCGTCGACGGCTGGTACCTGGTGGCCGGAAGCCTCGTGCAGAGCTACGGCACCTGA
- a CDS encoding flagellar biosynthetic protein FliO: protein MDLTTYLRFLLALVAVLALIGVLAWLARRYGFGGVAGTRPGGRIRRLGIVEVLPIDARRRLVLIRRDGVEHLILTGATDDIVVETGIPAPPPTETEQSPGIPYR, encoded by the coding sequence ATGGACCTGACGACCTATCTGCGATTTCTGCTGGCGCTCGTCGCGGTTCTGGCACTGATCGGCGTCCTGGCATGGCTCGCCCGCCGCTATGGCTTCGGCGGTGTCGCTGGCACGAGGCCGGGCGGCCGCATCCGCCGGCTGGGCATCGTGGAAGTACTGCCGATCGACGCGCGTCGCCGGCTCGTGCTCATCCGCCGCGACGGCGTCGAACATCTCATCCTCACGGGTGCTACGGACGACATCGTCGTGGAGACGGGCATTCCTGCTCCGCCGCCGACGGAAACAGAACAATCGCCTGGAATCCCGTACCGATGA
- a CDS encoding MaoC/PaaZ C-terminal domain-containing protein, producing METIGLGFHFEDLPVGRTFKTIGRTVTDADITNFVNATGMVEVLFTNIEFLREESDIKGRVAPGALAYCFAEGLLVQGTMQHTGFAFLGMELKIENPVFSGDTIHVECEVVEARLSRSRPGRGLVRTFNKVVKQDGAVALTYNPLRMIKCRSEGGH from the coding sequence ATGGAAACGATCGGCCTCGGCTTTCACTTCGAGGACCTGCCCGTCGGGCGCACGTTCAAGACCATCGGGAGGACGGTAACGGACGCGGACATCACAAACTTCGTCAACGCGACCGGCATGGTCGAGGTGCTGTTCACCAACATCGAGTTCCTGCGCGAGGAATCCGACATCAAGGGCCGCGTCGCACCCGGCGCCCTCGCTTACTGCTTCGCCGAGGGGCTGCTCGTCCAGGGCACCATGCAGCATACCGGCTTCGCCTTCCTCGGCATGGAGTTGAAGATCGAGAACCCGGTCTTCTCCGGCGATACGATCCATGTGGAGTGCGAGGTGGTCGAGGCGCGCCTAAGCAGGAGCCGGCCTGGGCGCGGTCTCGTTCGGACCTTCAACAAGGTGGTGAAGCAGGACGGCGCGGTCGCCCTCACCTATAACCCGCTGCGCATGATCAAGTGCCGCAGCGAAGGCGGTCATTGA
- a CDS encoding EscU/YscU/HrcU family type III secretion system export apparatus switch protein has product MGEDDKETGRRRQVAVALRGDGVAGARVVASGRGALAEDILRLAFDAGIKVREDADLAETLAALEIDADMPVDALAAVAEILARLYALNGAPTTTEPQ; this is encoded by the coding sequence GTGGGTGAAGACGATAAGGAGACGGGCAGGCGCCGTCAGGTCGCCGTCGCCCTTCGCGGCGACGGTGTTGCCGGGGCGCGTGTCGTCGCCTCCGGGCGCGGCGCACTCGCCGAGGATATCCTGCGCCTCGCCTTCGATGCGGGGATCAAGGTGCGCGAGGACGCGGATCTCGCCGAAACGCTGGCGGCGCTGGAGATCGATGCGGACATGCCCGTCGATGCCCTGGCCGCGGTCGCGGAGATCCTGGCGCGTCTGTATGCGCTGAACGGTGCGCCCACAACGACGGAGCCGCAGTGA
- a CDS encoding DUF2254 domain-containing protein produces the protein MKTRLLAFWQNLSTSLWFVPAILTGCAFVLASVMTNIRAFPGGDDVDPPDWLYNGSASEARDLLETLLSSLITLTTLAISITMVVLSLAASQLGPRLIRAFMGDRRTQVVLGIFLAAIVYVLLVLRQVDGKLPDDEIPQLAVTLGTMSAMGCLGLLFFFVHHLGRSVVADSVVQRVGAELDQSIDRILPRWEETPPADTVFTPTAPATLRLPHGGYVQAVDFAAITHCAEESDVVVLLNFRPGHHLLPGGIHGKVDPAEKFDEAFAARIARAVTVGLERTPVQDIEYCMRQLVEVALRALSPGINDPNTAIAAIDRLGRSMALVMTRRTLPETIRDAAGRLRVVRPVSTFAGLMDAAFNQIRQAGESKPSILIRQLEAIAALATLTPTDEHRRECAVHAAMILAAGRRCIAEPRDLEAVEAAYDEVAAELRDAGLPPGDV, from the coding sequence ATGAAGACGCGCCTACTCGCCTTCTGGCAGAATCTGTCGACCAGCCTCTGGTTCGTGCCGGCCATCCTGACCGGCTGCGCGTTCGTCTTGGCGTCCGTCATGACGAACATCCGCGCGTTCCCCGGCGGCGACGATGTCGACCCGCCGGACTGGCTCTACAACGGTTCGGCCTCCGAGGCGCGCGATCTTCTGGAGACCCTCCTCAGTTCGCTCATCACCCTGACGACGCTCGCCATATCGATCACGATGGTCGTGCTCAGCCTCGCTGCCAGCCAGCTCGGGCCAAGACTGATCCGTGCGTTCATGGGCGATCGGCGGACGCAAGTGGTGCTGGGGATCTTCCTGGCCGCGATCGTGTACGTCCTGCTCGTACTGCGGCAGGTCGACGGCAAACTCCCGGACGACGAGATTCCACAGCTCGCCGTCACTCTCGGCACGATGAGCGCCATGGGCTGTCTGGGCCTCCTGTTCTTCTTCGTGCATCACCTCGGAAGGTCGGTCGTCGCAGACTCGGTGGTCCAGCGGGTCGGCGCCGAACTCGACCAGTCCATCGATCGCATTCTGCCGCGGTGGGAGGAGACACCGCCCGCCGATACGGTGTTCACGCCGACGGCGCCCGCGACGCTGCGCCTGCCGCACGGCGGCTACGTCCAGGCGGTCGACTTCGCTGCCATCACGCACTGTGCCGAAGAAAGCGACGTGGTTGTCCTGTTGAACTTCCGGCCGGGGCACCATCTGTTGCCCGGTGGCATCCACGGCAAAGTGGATCCGGCCGAAAAGTTCGACGAGGCCTTTGCCGCCCGCATCGCACGCGCGGTCACCGTCGGCCTGGAACGCACGCCGGTCCAGGACATCGAATACTGCATGCGCCAGTTGGTCGAAGTGGCGCTTCGCGCGCTCTCGCCCGGCATCAATGACCCGAACACCGCGATCGCCGCCATCGACAGGCTGGGCCGATCGATGGCCCTGGTCATGACGCGGCGTACGCTGCCGGAAACGATCAGGGATGCTGCCGGCCGACTGCGCGTGGTTCGACCCGTCTCGACGTTCGCCGGGCTCATGGACGCCGCGTTCAACCAGATCCGGCAGGCGGGCGAGTCGAAGCCGTCCATCCTGATCCGCCAGCTCGAGGCGATCGCCGCACTCGCCACGCTCACCCCGACCGACGAGCATCGCCGGGAATGCGCCGTGCACGCCGCGATGATCCTTGCAGCGGGACGACGGTGCATTGCCGAACCGCGGGATCTCGAGGCGGTAGAAGCCGCTTACGACGAGGTAGCCGCCGAACTTCGGGATGCCGGCCTTCCCCCGGGTGACGTCTAA
- a CDS encoding enoyl-CoA hydratase/isomerase family protein encodes MSDRYAAYTQLEFDRPAERVLRITFNRPERLNAVNADGHRELCDVWRDVDRDPTVNAVILRGLGRAFSAGGDFEMIEQIIEDPKYRWQALKEARDLVYNVINCSKPIVSAIHGPAVGAGLVAALLSDVSIAARNARIIDGHTRLGVAAGDVAAIIWPLLCGMAKAKYHLLLCEPMSGEEAERIGLVSLCVDEADLQDKALEIAQRLATGAPAAIRLTKYALNNWLRTMGPSFDASTAYEMLGFASGEAREGLASHREKRTPKFDPDCAL; translated from the coding sequence GTGTCAGACCGCTATGCCGCATACACCCAGCTCGAGTTCGACCGTCCGGCCGAGCGCGTGCTGCGCATCACGTTCAACAGGCCGGAGCGGCTGAATGCGGTGAACGCCGACGGCCATCGCGAACTGTGCGACGTTTGGCGGGACGTCGACCGCGATCCGACCGTTAACGCCGTCATCCTGCGCGGCCTCGGGCGAGCCTTCTCCGCTGGCGGCGATTTCGAGATGATCGAGCAGATCATCGAGGATCCGAAGTATCGCTGGCAGGCGCTGAAGGAGGCGCGCGACCTCGTCTACAACGTCATCAACTGCTCGAAGCCGATCGTCTCCGCGATTCACGGTCCCGCGGTCGGCGCCGGTCTTGTGGCCGCGCTCCTCTCGGACGTGTCGATTGCGGCGCGCAACGCACGGATCATCGACGGCCATACGCGACTCGGGGTTGCCGCCGGAGATGTGGCGGCGATTATCTGGCCGCTGCTCTGCGGCATGGCCAAGGCGAAGTATCACCTGCTGCTGTGCGAGCCGATGAGCGGCGAGGAGGCCGAGCGCATCGGTCTCGTGTCGCTGTGCGTCGACGAAGCCGACCTCCAGGACAAGGCGTTGGAGATCGCGCAGCGGCTGGCGACCGGTGCACCCGCCGCGATCCGGCTGACCAAGTACGCGCTGAACAACTGGCTGCGCACGATGGGACCGAGCTTCGACGCTTCGACGGCCTACGAGATGCTCGGCTTCGCGAGCGGCGAAGCGCGGGAGGGTCTGGCCTCGCACCGGGAGAAGCGGACACCGAAGTTCGACCCGGACTGCGCCCTGTGA